A section of the Sporolituus thermophilus DSM 23256 genome encodes:
- a CDS encoding TIGR00366 family protein: MEQPKKQKGIIEAITSFAERYVPDSYVILLILSLLTFILALAFTPSSPYQVVQAWGKGFWILLEFSMQMALIIVTGYALATTPQCNRLLVALCSQP; encoded by the coding sequence GTGGAACAACCCAAAAAACAAAAAGGGATTATCGAAGCCATCACTAGTTTTGCCGAACGGTATGTGCCGGACTCTTATGTTATCTTGCTTATCCTCAGTTTGCTGACCTTTATCCTGGCGCTCGCCTTTACGCCCTCCAGTCCCTATCAGGTCGTTCAGGCTTGGGGCAAGGGCTTCTGGATCTTGCTCGAATTTTCCATGCAGATGGCGCTTATCATCGTCACCGGCTATGCCCTGGCGACGACGCCGCAGTGCAACCGCCTGCTGGTGGCGCTGTGCAGCCAGCC